One stretch of Halapricum desulfuricans DNA includes these proteins:
- the argC gene encoding N-acetyl-gamma-glutamyl-phosphate reductase produces the protein MTYTASVVGGTGFTGGELLRLLAGHPEFEIEQATSRSKENKTIGHSHPNLRGLDLRFSDPEDLESVDVLFAATPHGVSMERIDDFRDAADTVVDLSADFRLETEAQYDEWYDGHSRPELLETSEYALPELNRENLEGADLIASGGCNATATILGLLPLFEHGVLAGDERIVVDVKVGSSEGGAGGGPASSHPERSGVVRPYAPTGHRHEAEIEQFLGAGVSFTAHSVDMIRGASATAHVFPDEPVSKGDLWGAYRGSYEDEPFVELVAGGGGVYRYPEPKAVAGTNKAEVGFELDPGNERLVVFSAIDNMMKGSAGQAVHAANIALGLEETAGLQFQGLHPVGAP, from the coding sequence GTGACTTACACGGCAAGCGTCGTCGGCGGCACTGGATTCACCGGCGGCGAGTTGCTCCGCCTGCTCGCTGGCCACCCGGAGTTCGAGATCGAACAGGCGACGAGTCGCTCGAAGGAAAACAAGACGATCGGCCACTCCCATCCCAATCTCCGGGGGCTGGATCTGCGATTCTCCGACCCGGAGGACCTCGAATCGGTCGACGTGCTGTTCGCGGCGACGCCACACGGCGTCTCGATGGAGCGCATCGACGACTTCCGGGACGCGGCCGACACCGTGGTCGACCTCTCGGCGGACTTCCGCCTCGAGACGGAGGCCCAGTACGACGAGTGGTACGACGGCCACAGCCGGCCCGAGCTGCTGGAGACGAGCGAGTACGCCCTGCCGGAGCTCAACCGCGAGAACCTCGAGGGCGCGGACCTGATCGCTTCCGGGGGCTGTAACGCCACCGCGACGATCCTCGGCTTGCTGCCGCTTTTCGAGCACGGCGTGCTCGCCGGCGACGAGCGGATTGTCGTCGACGTGAAGGTCGGCTCTTCGGAGGGCGGTGCCGGTGGCGGCCCGGCCTCCTCCCATCCCGAGCGCAGCGGCGTCGTCCGTCCCTATGCGCCGACGGGCCACCGCCACGAGGCCGAGATCGAGCAGTTCCTCGGCGCGGGCGTCTCCTTTACGGCCCACTCCGTCGACATGATCCGCGGCGCGAGCGCGACCGCGCACGTCTTCCCGGACGAGCCGGTCTCGAAGGGTGATCTCTGGGGGGCCTACCGCGGCTCCTACGAGGACGAACCCTTCGTGGAACTGGTCGCCGGCGGCGGTGGCGTCTACCGCTATCCCGAACCGAAAGCCGTCGCGGGGACGAACAAAGCCGAGGTCGGCTTCGAACTCGATCCCGGCAACGAGCGGCTGGTGGTCTTCTCGGCCATCGACAACATGATGAAAGGCTCGGCCGGCCAGGCCGTCCACGCCGCCAACATCGCGCTGGGTCTCGAGGAGACTGCCGGCCTGCAGTTCCAGGGACTCCATCCCGTGGGGGCACCATGA